The Acetomicrobium sp. S15 = DSM 107314 genomic interval CGGAACCCGGCATCCCAGGTTTTGTGAAGTTCTTTGACCCTTACCTTTATAGGGCCGGCATTGACTTCCCCAGCGAGGAAGCTGCAAGCAAATACTACGTAGACAAGTTCAGAGAGCAAGTCTTATACGAGGGGCCTAAAAACGTGGCTGCCGTGTTTTTGGAAACCGTCACTGGCAGTAACGGCGTGATCATACCTCCTAAAGGATATTTAACCGGCATAAGGGAAGTATGCGACGAATTTGGGATAGTTATGGTATGTGACGAAGTCATGTGCGGATGGGGCAGGACGGGCGAGTGGTTTGCGGTAAATAACTGGAACGTTAAGCCTGACATTATCACATTTGCCAAGGGCATAACCTGCGGCTATGTGCCTTTGGGCGGCGTAATCGTGAGTAAGGAGATCGCTTCACACTTTGACGATCATCCCCTCCTGTGTGGCCTCACCTACAGCGCTCATCCCATAAGCTGTGCCGCCGGCATAGCCACAATAGACGTGTATAAGGAAGAAAATCTCCTACAGAACTCCAAGGAGATGGGTAGGGTTTTGGGAGAGGAATTGGAGAGGCTCAAGGAAAAGCACGCCTGCGTGGGCGATGTGCGATATATAGGGCTATTTTCCGCTGTTGAGCTCGTTAAGGACAAAAAGACTAAAGAGGCGCTCGTTTCCTACGGGAGCGACCCGGAGCGCATCATGCCAAAGATAATAAGGATGCTCTTCGAGAAGGGCTTTTCTACGTATTCCCACGAGAACATCATAATAGTAGCCCCTCCGCTCATCATAAAAGAAGACGAACTTAGAGAAGCGATGCTCATATTTGACGATGTTTTGGGCTGGGTAGATTCATATGTTGTCGAACAACAGAAAAGTCAGTAAATATAACAATTAGTTTGACCAATGTGTTACAATAGGGCTCGATTGCCGAGCCCTATTTTTTTAAACGATCCCTTGGAGGTGTCATTAGTGAAGCTACTTGAATATCAAGGCAAGGCCCTCTTTTCAGGGCATGGGATTGTCGTGCCACGGGGGAAAGTGGCAAAAACGCCCGAAGAAGCGGAGAAGGTTTTTGAGGAGCTAAGAATACCCGTTGTGGTGAAGGCTCAAGTTACCGCGGGAGGCAGAGGGAAAGCTGGTGGCGTCAAGCTCGCTTCGTCTTCAAGAGAAGTAAAAGAGGCGGCCAGTGCAATCCTCGGTATGAAAATCAAAGGGAATGTCGTAAGGTCACTCCTTGTAGAGGAAGCCTTGGACTTAGATAAAGAGATGTATCTGAGCTTCACAGTTGACAGCAGCAACGGCAATGTACTGTTCATGTTCTCTCCCGAAGGTGGCATGGAGATAGAAGAACTCGCCAGAGAAAAACCCGATCGCCTGCTGAGATGGTACATAGAAGACGTTGGCTCAACCAAGGAATACGAGCTCCGCAATCGTATTAGAAAACTTGGTCTCAGGGGCAAGGAATTGGTTGAGCTCTCTTCGTTGGCTTTTAGGGCATGTCAATGTTTTTACAAGAACGATCTCCTCTTGCTCGAAATAAACCCGCTCTGCCGCCTGAAGGATGGCAGGTTTGTGGCGGCAGACGCCAAGGTCGAAGTCGACGATAATGCTCTGTTCAGACATGAAGAGTTGAAGGCGGTCGAAGAGGTGATTGAAGACCCATTTGAGCGCGAGGCGCGCGAGATCGGCGTCACATATGTAAATGTAGGCGGGAATGTCGGTGTTATCGCCAGTGGGGCAGGGTTGGCCATGAACACCATGGATATACTCTTCGATGAAGGGCTTAAGCCGGCTAACTTCTTAGAGACTGGAGGAGGTATAACGCAGGAATTGATCTTCCGCTCTCTGAAACTTCTCTTTAAGGACGACAACGTTAAGGGCATAATCTTAAATCTCTACGGCGGCGTAAATCCGATGGTTGAAGCTGCAAAGGGTGTCGTTGAAGGGGTCAAGGCAAACACTAAAGCGATCCCCATTGTGGTGAAGCTTTTGGGCAACCAACAGGAAGAAGCTTGGGCCATCCTCGAAAAAGCTGACGTTCCAGTCATAAAGAGCGTCCATACAGAAGAAGCTGTCCTTAAGTTGAAGGAGATGATGGGGGTGGGTTTGCGGTGAGCATTTTTCTTACTGAGGACACTAAAGCTATAGTTCAAGGGATCAGCGGTCGCATAGGGAGAGTTCAGACGAAGTGGATGCTCGAATGTGGCACAAACTTGGTGGCTGGCGTTACGCCCGGCCGAGGTGGCGAAACGGTAGAAGGATTGCCGGTTTATGATTGTGTAGTCGAAGCAGTCGAGAGGCATGGTGCCAACGCTACCGTTATATTCGTCCCGGCACCTTTTGCCAAAGATGCCGTCATGGAAGCTGTAGATGCGGGAATAAAACTCGTGGTAGCAATACCTGAGCACGTGCCGGTCCATGATGCCATAGAACTCAGGAGGGTAGCGAGGGCTCATGGCGCTATCATGCTGGGGCCTAATACTCCAGGGATAATAAGCCCTGGCATCGGAAAGCTCGGTATCATGCCGGCCAACATGTTCAAAAAAGGCAGGATCGGCATAATATCGCGCAGCGGCACCCTCTCTTACGAGGTAGCGGGCCATATAAATGAGGTGGGATACGGAGAGAGCACCTTGGTCGGTATAGGCGGCGATCCGGTAGTCGGAATGGAGCTCTCAGACGTACTCAGAGAGTTTGAGCATGATAAAGATACAGATGCCGTGATCGTCGTCGGCGAGATAGGTGGTAGCGCAGAGGAGAGGGCGGCTGGATATATAAAGCAGATGAACAAGCCCGTCGTAGCCTTCATCACGGGCCGTACCGCTCCAGAGGGCAAGACCATGGGGCATGCCGGCGCGATAATCAGAGGAGGAGAGGGCACCGCCTCTTCTAAGGTGAAGGCACTTTCTGAAGCTGGTGCCTTGGTGGCCTCGAGGATACGCGACATACCAGAACTATTGAAGAAAGCCTTGAGATGAGTTATCTTGAGGTCAAAACCTCGTGAAGGGGGGATCTGTTGTGAAAAGGCCCGTGATTTTAAGCGCTGTGCGCACGGCGGGCGGGAAATTCGGTGGAAGCTTAGCTGCCTTTGAGGCTCCCGAGCTCGGCGCTATAGCGATAGCTGAGGCGGTTAGGCGCGCTGGAGTGGCACCGGACGCCGTCGGAGAAGTCATCATGGGCAACGGATGGCAAGCTGGCGTGGGGCCGAATCCCGCTCGGATCGCCACCGTAAAATCAGGCCTTCCCGTTACCGTTCCGGCATTTACGGTCAACATACGCTGCGGTTCATCGTTGAGGGCGCTCATGTTGGTCTGCGACAGGATTCGCTTGGGGGATATAGCCGTAGGGGTTGGCGGTGGGATGGAGAGCGCTTCCAACGTGCCATATCTCTTGAAGGAAGCTCGGTGGGGGCATCGTATGGGCGACAAGACTTCCCACGATTCCCTTCACAAGGACGGATTTATGTGCCCCTTGGCGGGGATGATGATGGGGGCTACGGCAGAGATCTTGGCCGAGGAGTACAAAATCTCCAGAGAAGAGCAAGACTTTTACGCGCTTGAGAGTCATCGCAGAGCGGTAGCAGCGATGGAGTCGGGCAAGTTCAAGGGCGAAGTTGTGCCTGTGAAGATTAAAAGCAAAAAAGAAGAAATAGCTTTTGATACCGAGGAGATACCCAGGCGCGACACGAGCCTGGAAAAGCTGGCAAAACTTCCACCTATCTATAAAGAAGGTGGGACTATAACGGCAGGGACGAGCTCTGCCCTTTGTGATGCCGGAAGCGCCGTCGTTGTAGCTGATGCTGATTGGGCTCGTGCTAATGGCGCAAAACCCATGGCCGAGGTGCTTGGGTACGATGTTGCGGCTTGCGAGCCGGATCATATGGGTATGGGGCCGGTTTATGCAGTACCTAAAGCGTTGCAGAAGGCAAATCTATCGCTTGAAGATATCGACCTGATAGAGCTGAACGAAGCTTTCGCCGCTCAGGTTCTGGCTGTCCAAAAGGCCATGTCTTTTGATATGTCGAAATGCAATGTCCATGGCGGAGCCATCGCCCTCGGTCACCCCATAGGCGCCACGGGCACTAAGATCTTGGCGACCCTTCTTTATGCGTTGAAGACATACGATAAAGAGCTGGGACTGGCGACGGCGTGCATCGGCGGCGGACAGGGTGTGGCCATGGTGGTTCGCCGCCTATTCTAAAGGAGGGATATTTTTGAAGTTTAGCGTTTCGATAAACAAAAAGTGGTGTAAAGGCTGCGGCATTTGCGTCGCCTTTTGCCCCAAACAGGTGTTGGAAATGCATATAGACGAGGGCAAAGCTTATGTAGCGCGCCCTGAGGATTGTATAGGCTGCAAGATGTGCGAACTCAGATGCCCTGACTTTGCCGTGCAAGTGGAGGAGCGCGCCTCTGTTTGTGAGGCCTGAGGAGCTTGATGGCATATAATGGCGATTGGAGGCAGAAAGTGTGATTAATAAAAACAATGCGTTGCTTATGCAGGGCAATGAGGCTTGCGCGGAAGCGGCAATAAGAGCAGGCTGTCGCTTCTTCGCCGGATATCCGATAACGCCTGCGACGGAGATAGCCGAAATCATGGCTGAGAAGTTGCCCAAGGTTGGAGGCACCTTCGTCCAAATGGAGGACGAGCTTGGCAGCATGGCTGCCATAGTTGGCGCTTCTATAGGGGGCGTAAAATCCATGACGGCCACCAGCGGTCCAGGTTTTACGTTGATGCAAGAAAATATCGGCTATGCTGCCATGGTGCAGATGCCGTGCGTGGTTGTCGATGTACAGAGAGGTGGGCCGAGCACGGGACTTCCCACTCTTCCTGCCCAAGGGGATGTCATGCAGGCCAGATGGGGGACGCACGGCGATCACCCGATAGTGGTGCTTTCGCCTTCTTCGGTGCGCGAGATGTACGATCTCACTATAACGGCCTTTAATTTCGCTGAAAAGTTACGGACGCCCGTCATTTTGCTTTCCGACGCTGTAATAGGTCATCTTCGAGAGAAGGTAATTTTGCCATCCGAAGGCGAGATTAAAATAGAAAACCGCAAATTCCCGAAGGTTCCCCCGGAAGAATACATCCCGTTTTTGCCGGAAGACGATGGAGTGCCGCCCTTTGCGCCGTTGGGGAAGGGGTACCGATATCACATAACGAGCAATACATATGACGATCGTGGTTTCCCCTGCTATGAGCCTCAGGTTGCTGCGAAGCTCATGGATCGCCTGCATGACAAGATTGAAAAGCATAAAGATAAGATCACGCTAACGGACGAATTTCAGATGGAGGACGCAAACGTGGCGATTTTCGCCTATGGATGCACCGCTCGTTCAGCCAGGCGAGCGATGATAATCGCGCGGCAGGAAGGCATCAAAGTGGGAGTGATCAAGGCTAAGACATTGTGGCCTTTCCCGGATAAAGTTGTGAGAGATGCTGGCGAAAGAGTCAAGGCTATCGTTGTGCCGGAGATGAACAAGGGGCAGCTCATCGGCGAGGTGGAGCGCGCAGTCAGGCGTCTGTCTGTGGATGTGGTGCCTCTAAATCGGACAGACGGCCTTATGATAAGTCCTGAGCAGATCCTTGCCAAAGTCAAAGAGGTGGTATAGTTGGCTAATATACTGAACTATATGCGCATAGACAAACTTCCCACCATATGGTGCCCCGGCTGTGGTGATGGTATCGTGGTCGGAAGCTTCATCAGGGCGGTGGACGCTTTGGGTTATTCTAAGGATGAGATGGTCGTAATCACTGGTATAGGTTGCTCTGCCAGGTCAAATGCAATAATGGATTTCAACACATTTCAGACGACTCACGGCAGAGCGGTTGCGTTTGCCACCGGGTTTAAACTTGTAAGACCAGAATTAAAAGTAGCCGTGATAACTGGGGACGGCGATGGCGTCGGCATAGGCGGCAACCACATGATCCATGCGGCCAGGCGCAACATCGATCTTACGGTTATTATGATAAACAACAATATCTACGGCATGACCGGCGGTCAATATTCCCCATTGACCCCTCCTGGCAGCAGGGCCACAACGGCCCCTTACGGCATGGTGGAGTACTCGTTCGACGCTTGTAAACTGCTGATTGGCGCAGAGGCCTCGTTTGTAGCCAGAGGAACTGCTTATCACGTGCAACAGCTCGACGAAGTGATCAAGGAAGCCCTCTCTCACAAGGGGTTTTCTTTCGTAGAAGTGATGACTCAATGTCCTACGGGCTTCGGCAGGCGCAATAAGATGGGAAACCCTGCAGAGATGATGAAGTGGCAGCGCGACCATGCAGTTCCTGTCTCTGCAGCTGCCAAACTTCCCCCTGAGAAGCTGAAGGACAAGTTTGTGATAGGCGTGTTGCATAAAGAGGAAAAACCGGACTTTGGAGAAATTTATGCCAGGGCCGTCGCACGTGCACAGGAGGGAGCATGATGGAGCGATACGAAATCCTATTAGCTGGCTCTGGTGGGCAGGGGCTGATGCTCGCCGGTATCATTCTGGCTGAGGCCGCTATACTCGATGGCAAAAATGCCACTCACACGCAATCCTATGGGCCAGAAGCGCGCGGCGGTGCCAGCCGCTCTGAGGTTATAGTGAGCGACGATGAGATAGACTATCCCGAAGTCTCGCATCCTGACCTGTTGCTCGCCATGACTCAAGAATCTGCCGATAAATATGCGCGGCAGCTTAAAGACGGCGGTACCCTCATAATTGATCCTCTATACGTAAAGGAACTACCGTGCGTGAAAGGCGCAGTCTTTAAAATGCCGATAACCGAAACGGCCCGCAACGATGTTGGGCGCGATGTAGTGAGCAATATCGTCGCTTTAGGTGTCATCGCCACTGTCACTAAGATAGTGAGCGAGAAATCATTAGAGCTGGCAGTGCAGGGCCGCGTTCCCAAGGGGACGGAAGAGATGAATCTGAAAGCCCTGAGGGCAGGTTTTGCATTGGGCAAAAGACAAATTTAAACGGGGGTGTAAGTATGAGAGGGAAAAGTTGGAAGAAAGTGCTTTTGGTAGGCGTGGTTTTTCTGTTCGTTGCGGCGAGTGGGCAAATTGCCTATTCTCAAACGAGATTGGTTCAGATAACCGGCGCTACGAGCGGTGGCACTTATTTCCTGTTGGCTAACGCAATAGCTCAGTTACTTAACCATAATATGCCAAATGTCAAAGCCTCGGCGCAATCTACCGCTGGCAGTCCTGTGGAGTTGCGGCTCATCCATAACAAAGAGGCGGATTTCGGAGTCGTCCAAGCCGGCGTGGCTTATGATGCCTTTAATGGCCTCGGTCCCTTCGAGGGGAAAGCGCTCACAAACTTCCGCTCCGTCACCTATCTTTATCCGAATGTCATGCAGGTTCCCGTGCGCAAAGACGCTAACATCAAGTCATTTGCCGACTTCAAAGGAAAGCGCTTCTGTGTAGGGGCTGTCGGCAGCGCTACCGAGCTCAACTCTCGCCACATGGCTCAAGTGTATGGCATGGACTATCAGGAGAGGAAGGATTTTATCCCGGAGTATACGAGCGAGGCTCAGTCTGTGGAACTGCTCAAAAACCGACAGGCTGTAGGAGCAAACATGATCGCCGCACTGGGCTCGTCTACGATGATGGATCTGATGAGCACTGGGGACTTTGAGATATTGGAATTTCCGCCTGAAATCGTCAAAAAGCTTCAGGAACTTTCCCCCGCTTATTTTCCATATACGATTCCCGCTAACGCATATCCAAATCAACCAAAGCCTGTTCAAACATTTGCCGTGGCCAACTGGTTTGTATGCCGTGC includes:
- a CDS encoding aminotransferase class III-fold pyridoxal phosphate-dependent enzyme; amino-acid sequence: MENLHIDAKRVKELDKKYNLHSWSAQGALDPAVITKAEGIYLWDANGKRYFDMSSQLVNVNIGHGNKKVIEAIKLQAEKLPYLEPKYAIDVRAELARKVIEEVAPENMGKVFFTLGGADANENAIKIARMYTGRNKIFSRYRSYHGATYGAANLTGEPRRFPSEPGIPGFVKFFDPYLYRAGIDFPSEEAASKYYVDKFREQVLYEGPKNVAAVFLETVTGSNGVIIPPKGYLTGIREVCDEFGIVMVCDEVMCGWGRTGEWFAVNNWNVKPDIITFAKGITCGYVPLGGVIVSKEIASHFDDHPLLCGLTYSAHPISCAAGIATIDVYKEENLLQNSKEMGRVLGEELERLKEKHACVGDVRYIGLFSAVELVKDKKTKEALVSYGSDPERIMPKIIRMLFEKGFSTYSHENIIIVAPPLIIKEDELREAMLIFDDVLGWVDSYVVEQQKSQ
- the sucC gene encoding ADP-forming succinate--CoA ligase subunit beta; amino-acid sequence: MKLLEYQGKALFSGHGIVVPRGKVAKTPEEAEKVFEELRIPVVVKAQVTAGGRGKAGGVKLASSSREVKEAASAILGMKIKGNVVRSLLVEEALDLDKEMYLSFTVDSSNGNVLFMFSPEGGMEIEELAREKPDRLLRWYIEDVGSTKEYELRNRIRKLGLRGKELVELSSLAFRACQCFYKNDLLLLEINPLCRLKDGRFVAADAKVEVDDNALFRHEELKAVEEVIEDPFEREAREIGVTYVNVGGNVGVIASGAGLAMNTMDILFDEGLKPANFLETGGGITQELIFRSLKLLFKDDNVKGIILNLYGGVNPMVEAAKGVVEGVKANTKAIPIVVKLLGNQQEEAWAILEKADVPVIKSVHTEEAVLKLKEMMGVGLR
- the sucD gene encoding succinate--CoA ligase subunit alpha; its protein translation is MSIFLTEDTKAIVQGISGRIGRVQTKWMLECGTNLVAGVTPGRGGETVEGLPVYDCVVEAVERHGANATVIFVPAPFAKDAVMEAVDAGIKLVVAIPEHVPVHDAIELRRVARAHGAIMLGPNTPGIISPGIGKLGIMPANMFKKGRIGIISRSGTLSYEVAGHINEVGYGESTLVGIGGDPVVGMELSDVLREFEHDKDTDAVIVVGEIGGSAEERAAGYIKQMNKPVVAFITGRTAPEGKTMGHAGAIIRGGEGTASSKVKALSEAGALVASRIRDIPELLKKALR
- a CDS encoding acetyl-CoA C-acyltransferase gives rise to the protein MKRPVILSAVRTAGGKFGGSLAAFEAPELGAIAIAEAVRRAGVAPDAVGEVIMGNGWQAGVGPNPARIATVKSGLPVTVPAFTVNIRCGSSLRALMLVCDRIRLGDIAVGVGGGMESASNVPYLLKEARWGHRMGDKTSHDSLHKDGFMCPLAGMMMGATAEILAEEYKISREEQDFYALESHRRAVAAMESGKFKGEVVPVKIKSKKEEIAFDTEEIPRRDTSLEKLAKLPPIYKEGGTITAGTSSALCDAGSAVVVADADWARANGAKPMAEVLGYDVAACEPDHMGMGPVYAVPKALQKANLSLEDIDLIELNEAFAAQVLAVQKAMSFDMSKCNVHGGAIALGHPIGATGTKILATLLYALKTYDKELGLATACIGGGQGVAMVVRRLF
- a CDS encoding 4Fe-4S dicluster domain-containing protein — encoded protein: MKFSVSINKKWCKGCGICVAFCPKQVLEMHIDEGKAYVARPEDCIGCKMCELRCPDFAVQVEERASVCEA
- a CDS encoding 2-oxoacid:acceptor oxidoreductase subunit alpha: MINKNNALLMQGNEACAEAAIRAGCRFFAGYPITPATEIAEIMAEKLPKVGGTFVQMEDELGSMAAIVGASIGGVKSMTATSGPGFTLMQENIGYAAMVQMPCVVVDVQRGGPSTGLPTLPAQGDVMQARWGTHGDHPIVVLSPSSVREMYDLTITAFNFAEKLRTPVILLSDAVIGHLREKVILPSEGEIKIENRKFPKVPPEEYIPFLPEDDGVPPFAPLGKGYRYHITSNTYDDRGFPCYEPQVAAKLMDRLHDKIEKHKDKITLTDEFQMEDANVAIFAYGCTARSARRAMIIARQEGIKVGVIKAKTLWPFPDKVVRDAGERVKAIVVPEMNKGQLIGEVERAVRRLSVDVVPLNRTDGLMISPEQILAKVKEVV
- a CDS encoding thiamine pyrophosphate-dependent enzyme, producing MANILNYMRIDKLPTIWCPGCGDGIVVGSFIRAVDALGYSKDEMVVITGIGCSARSNAIMDFNTFQTTHGRAVAFATGFKLVRPELKVAVITGDGDGVGIGGNHMIHAARRNIDLTVIMINNNIYGMTGGQYSPLTPPGSRATTAPYGMVEYSFDACKLLIGAEASFVARGTAYHVQQLDEVIKEALSHKGFSFVEVMTQCPTGFGRRNKMGNPAEMMKWQRDHAVPVSAAAKLPPEKLKDKFVIGVLHKEEKPDFGEIYARAVARAQEGA
- a CDS encoding 2-oxoacid:acceptor oxidoreductase family protein gives rise to the protein MERYEILLAGSGGQGLMLAGIILAEAAILDGKNATHTQSYGPEARGGASRSEVIVSDDEIDYPEVSHPDLLLAMTQESADKYARQLKDGGTLIIDPLYVKELPCVKGAVFKMPITETARNDVGRDVVSNIVALGVIATVTKIVSEKSLELAVQGRVPKGTEEMNLKALRAGFALGKRQI
- a CDS encoding TAXI family TRAP transporter solute-binding subunit, which encodes MRGKSWKKVLLVGVVFLFVAASGQIAYSQTRLVQITGATSGGTYFLLANAIAQLLNHNMPNVKASAQSTAGSPVELRLIHNKEADFGVVQAGVAYDAFNGLGPFEGKALTNFRSVTYLYPNVMQVPVRKDANIKSFADFKGKRFCVGAVGSATELNSRHMAQVYGMDYQERKDFIPEYTSEAQSVELLKNRQAVGANMIAALGSSTMMDLMSTGDFEILEFPPEIVKKLQELSPAYFPYTIPANAYPNQPKPVQTFAVANWFVCRADLDEDFVYQVVKLIYENVDYLAKIHKVAENIKPENALSGQTVELHPGAAKYFKEIGVLK